The following proteins are co-located in the Echinicola sp. 20G genome:
- a CDS encoding alpha-L-rhamnosidase → MSILKYIVSFLLILLGSQVMGQDTQASHSFKDNRVREYVTPQKILWVSSESTIHNIEGLLQPGNGQADLVGKNTCTLQGNQDLNPAFLLDFGKELHGGLQIVTGMFEGKTPITLKITLGESVSEAMSDVVGSSATNEHAIRQTTVQVPWLGKTEIGNSGFRFARIELLDKDRTLQLKEVNAISIYRDIPYLGSFKSNDDRLNKIWETGAYTVHLNMQDYLWDGIKRDRLVWVGDMHPEVMTIKAVFGANEVVPKSLDLIQGITDLPSWMNGISSYSIWWILIQHEWYKAYGELTYLKKHENYIFELLELLEQNIDENGMETLEGRFLDWPTSPNKEAVHAGLQSLMVMVFRTGIDLANLLGQPEHIKGYKKTIEKLKKHVPDPNGNKSAAALLAISGLMDAEKVNNKWLSKDPNSGVSTFYGYYVLQARAMAGDYTGAMDVIRDYWGGMLDLGATTFWEDFNLEWAKNAGRIDELPKAGKVDVHGTYGDYCYVGYRHSLCHGWASGPTAWLSEHVLGITITDSGNTVTISPHLGDLEWVEGSYPTKFGVLFVKHTKNSDGSISSQIQAPEGLTIINN, encoded by the coding sequence ATGTCTATTTTAAAATACATTGTATCCTTTTTATTGATTTTATTGGGTAGTCAGGTCATGGGACAAGATACTCAGGCTTCCCATAGCTTTAAAGATAACCGTGTGCGTGAATATGTTACACCACAAAAAATCTTATGGGTATCCAGTGAAAGTACAATACACAATATTGAAGGCCTTCTTCAGCCGGGGAATGGTCAGGCTGATTTAGTAGGCAAAAACACCTGTACCCTACAAGGAAATCAAGACCTCAATCCCGCCTTCCTGCTTGACTTTGGAAAAGAATTACATGGTGGACTTCAAATTGTCACCGGTATGTTTGAGGGCAAAACCCCTATTACACTAAAAATCACCTTGGGGGAATCAGTTTCTGAAGCCATGTCTGATGTAGTGGGATCCTCTGCTACCAATGAACACGCCATCCGTCAAACAACCGTTCAGGTTCCTTGGTTGGGCAAAACAGAAATCGGCAACAGCGGCTTTAGGTTTGCCAGGATTGAATTATTGGACAAGGACAGGACTCTCCAACTTAAAGAGGTAAATGCCATTTCCATCTATCGGGACATTCCCTACCTTGGAAGCTTTAAATCTAATGATGACCGCCTGAACAAAATTTGGGAAACCGGTGCCTACACTGTTCACCTGAATATGCAGGATTATTTATGGGATGGCATTAAAAGAGACCGCTTGGTCTGGGTAGGTGATATGCATCCGGAAGTAATGACCATTAAGGCTGTTTTTGGTGCCAATGAAGTGGTACCAAAAAGCCTCGATCTGATCCAGGGCATCACTGATTTACCTTCTTGGATGAACGGAATCAGCTCCTACTCCATTTGGTGGATATTGATACAACATGAATGGTACAAAGCCTACGGAGAGCTGACTTATTTGAAAAAGCATGAAAACTACATCTTCGAGTTGCTGGAATTATTGGAACAAAACATTGATGAAAATGGAATGGAAACATTGGAGGGGCGTTTCTTAGATTGGCCAACCAGTCCCAACAAAGAAGCGGTACATGCAGGGCTCCAAAGTCTAATGGTCATGGTTTTCAGAACCGGAATAGATCTGGCCAATCTCCTTGGACAACCTGAACATATTAAAGGTTATAAAAAAACAATTGAAAAACTGAAAAAGCATGTCCCTGATCCGAATGGAAATAAATCTGCGGCAGCATTATTGGCCATATCCGGTTTAATGGATGCCGAAAAAGTAAACAATAAGTGGTTATCCAAGGATCCCAATTCAGGGGTTTCCACCTTTTATGGTTATTACGTTCTACAGGCAAGGGCTATGGCCGGTGACTATACGGGGGCGATGGATGTGATCCGAGATTATTGGGGAGGAATGTTGGACCTAGGGGCCACCACCTTCTGGGAAGATTTTAACCTGGAATGGGCCAAAAATGCAGGAAGAATAGATGAGCTGCCTAAAGCTGGAAAAGTGGATGTTCACGGAACATACGGCGATTACTGTTATGTTGGTTACAGGCATTCCCTCTGCCATGGCTGGGCTTCAGGCCCCACGGCATGGCTTTCAGAACACGTATTAGGTATTACCATAACGGATTCAGGGAATACGGTTACGATCTCCCCCCACCTTGGAGACCTTGAATGGGTGGAAGGCAGTTATCCGACCAAATTTGGGGTGCTATTTGTAAAACACACCAAAAACAGTGACGGTAGCATCTCATCACAGATCCAAGCCCCAGAAGGGTTGACCATTATCAATAATTAA